A part of Pectinophora gossypiella chromosome Z, ilPecGoss1.1, whole genome shotgun sequence genomic DNA contains:
- the LOC126380034 gene encoding uncharacterized protein LOC126380034: MSSPKMNERCPSSMSNGKKHLSNDCKEDSLDNSIRESIKSERAGGKNEEDWRRRTIIVEKKNGSYGFTLQSYGIHYKKEQEIEVITYVDHVDAEGPAAAAGMREGDVILAINGADVERADHAAIVDAITACDSRMRMVVIFEDCVRKVELHLKYINLQRALQSKMRELEQLTVRERQLFDTNWKTHSLPSQKKKTSPSDVISDNEENNVGDNVNTAYCRPTLSSENVTAAKPPQANVFMYQYLDPRYGACVIQPNIRTGSFVITVGSPRNRRDCHHYVVKNSGECHRASETCKSSSSTKHAKAHRNSHSHGCAPCMPTYNNQDANSLDAYDLASPCCDPHCVPNSRKKVRRKKECSKEHKRKEKCQQVDKSTQKPDNCSHTRTKKICSSGHCSSRYRYLTTESTQTSQCSLQSYATSNATAQCDNSASSYSTSLSSDTLFWDNDRGETKSSPKVQYQSSHQHVKPKSWDNLTTKAFGGYGFGYGYLDTSAKQSNRSKSHGRSHSGRSTQSHHDYQHHALEKHSHASRQNATPHHYSVYGRSHSHCAPTKSTESLIVVPKYQLESSGSESRLACDCAESIEYYRRVSVSKSPGENHSSGYYSQHFIYPTHSYKKKDSNVSSEITRL; the protein is encoded by the exons ATGAGCTCGCCGAAGATGAACGAAAGATGTCCGAGCAGTATGAGCAACGGCAAGAAACACCTTAGCAACGACTGCAAGGAGGACTCGCTCGACAATTCT ATAAGAGAGTCTATAAAATCTGAAAGAGCTGGAGGGAAGAATGAAGAGGACTGGCGGAGACGTACCATCATCGTGGAGAAGAAGAACGGCAGTTATGGGTTCACGCTTCAAAGTTATGGAATACATTATAAAAag GAGCAAGAGATTGAGGTGATCACGTACGTGGATCACGTGGATGCGGAggggccggcggcggcggccggcaTGCGCGAGGGTGACGTCATACTTGCCATCAATGGTGCGGACGTGGAGCGCGCCGACCACGCTGCCATCGTCGATGCTATCACCGCCTGCGACTCCCGCATGAGGATGGTCGTCATATTCGAAGACTGCGTACGCAAAGTAGAACTTCACCTCAAATACATCAATCTACAACGAGCTCTGCAATCCAAAATGCGTGAACTCGAACAACTAACCGTGCGCGAAAGGCAACTTTTCGACACAAACTGGAAAACCCACAGCTTGCCGTCGCAGAAGAAGAAAACGTCTCCATCCGACGTCATCTCAGATAATGAAGAAAACAATGTTGGTGATAATGTAAACACTGCCTATTGTAGACCTACTTTATCGAGCGAAAATGTCACTGCCGCAAAACCACCCCAAGCCAATGTATTCATGTATCAATATCTTGATCCGCGGTATGGGGCATGTGTCATACAGCCAAATATACGCACAGGTAGTTTTGTAATAACAGTGGGCTCGCCAAGAAATAGACGTGATTGTCACCACTACGTTGTGAAGAATTCTGGAGAGTGTCATCGGGCATCGGAAACATGCAAGTCCAGTAGCAGCACCAAACATGCGAAGGCTCACAGAAATAGCCATAGTCACGGTTGTGCTCCTTGTATGCCCACGTATAACAACCAGGACGCCAACAGCTTAGATGCTTACGACCTCGCCAGCCCCTGCTGTGATCCACATTGTGTGCCTAACTCTAGAAAGAAAGTGCGACGGAAGAAAGAATGTTCGAAGGaacataaaagaaaagaaaaatgtcaGCAAGTGGATAAATCCACACAAAAACCTGACAACTGCTCTCATACACGGAcgaaaaaaatatgttcttCGGGACATTGCTCAAGTCGTTATCGCTACTTAACTACAGAGTCTACACAAACTAGCCAATGCAGTCTACAATCATATGCTACAAGTAACGCCACAGCTCAATGCGACAACTCTGCGTCTAGCTATAGTACGTCCCTCAGCAGTGACACTCTTTTCTGGGACAATGATCGAGGTGAAACTAAGTCTTCACCGAAAGTACAATACCAAAGCTCACATCAGCATGTGAAACCAAAATCTTGGGATAATTTGACAACTAAAGCCTTTGGTGGTTACGGGTTCGGATACGGCTACTTAGACACTAGCGCTAAACAATCCAATCGTTCCAAAAGCCACGGTCGGAGTCACAGTGGCCGTAGCACGCAGAGCCATCACGATTATCAACATCATGCTCTTGAAAAACATTCTCATGCGAGTAGACAGAACGCCACGCCGCATCACTATTCTGTGTACGGCAGAAGCCATAGCCACTGCGCGCCCACTAAATCCACCGAAAGCTTAATCGTTGTCCCCAAGTATCAACTAGAAAGCAGCGGTTCAGAAAGTCGTCTTGCTTGTGATTGTGCTGAATCCATAGAATATTATCGCAGAGTAAGCGTTAGCAAAAGCCCGGGAGAAAATCACTCTTCTGGATATTATTCTCAACATTTCATATATCCTACCCATTCATACAAAAAGAAGGACTCCAATGTAAGCTCAGAAATAACGAGATTATAA
- the LOC126380038 gene encoding uncharacterized protein LOC126380038: MELTIVFVSLLSCFAVAMNSTDKDIILANDDERIANLSDPNKDMYVIHAMVYQVGIITNKTDDGLNNTNLIGNQEAVTFYHNNGSGIDLSSIPAPLLTNVTAQRMVGVAPTVVHANSTATLPWVDLEKLASAQNPPLNTQDPIKSTRQARSISIDSDAPENNPKTIPNSDYFDESRPEWETLYERSTENDELYRKDGSHNNKSLNKPYKNNVEQAVKIVSGTTVVPKEASVQSISIPPLLTLNNNFSEIPVPIPNTSVVHYAKVSTLIH, from the exons ATGGAACTAACG ATCGTATTTGTCAGTCTCTTATCATGCTTTGCGGTTGCTATGAATTCAACTGACAAAGACATTATACTAGCAAACGATGACGAACGTATCGCTAATTTATCTGACCCAAATAAGGATAT GTACGTTATACATGCCATGGTATACCAAGTTGGAATTATCACAAACAAAACTGATGACGGACTCAATAATACGAATCTCAT CGGTAACCAAGAAGCTGTCACGTTCTACCACAATAACGGCTCCGGCATAGACCTGAGCAGCATCCCCGCGCCTCTGCTAACTAACGTGACAGCGCAGAGAATGGTGGGAGTCGCTCCGACGGTTGTGCACGCCAACTCCACCGCCACACTGCCCTGGGTCGATCTGGAGAAATTAGCCTCAGCGCAAAACCCACCCCTGAACACTCAAG ATCCTATCAAATCTACCAGGCAGGCGAGATCAATATCTATCGATAGCGATGCACCAGAAAACAACCCCAAGACGATTCCCAACAGCGATTATTTCGACGAAAGTCGCCCGGAATGGGAAACACTGTACGAGAGATCTACAGAAAATGACGAGCTATATAGAAAGGATGGTTCTCATAATAACAAATCGCTAAAtaaaccatacaaaaataacGTAGAGCAGGCGGTTAAAATTGTATCCGGCACAACGGTGGTACCGAAAGAAGCGAGTGTCCAATCTATCAGTATTCCTCCACTTCTAACACTGAATAACAACTTTTCTGAGATTCCTGTCCCAATACCCAATACGTCCGTCGTCCACTACGCGAAGGTCAGCACGTTAATACACTAA